A portion of the Drosophila innubila isolate TH190305 chromosome 3L unlocalized genomic scaffold, UK_Dinn_1.0 0_D_3L, whole genome shotgun sequence genome contains these proteins:
- the LOC117787681 gene encoding pupal cuticle protein Edg-78E-like, whose amino-acid sequence MKFIILTVALLAVAQARPDAFDAQAETREFKSNVNEDGSYNYQYQTSNGIAQQEQGVGGQYASGSSAYYSPDGELVQLTYTADENGFHPQGAHLPTPPPIPAAILRGLEYIRTHPHQEERQERRHGRF is encoded by the exons ATGAAATTT atcATCTTAACCGTAGCACTTCTAGCCGTCGCACAGGCGAGACCAGATGCCTTTGATGCACAAGCCGAAACACGTGAATTCAAGAGTAACGTGAATGAGGATGGCAGCTACAACTATCAATATCAGACCTCAAATGGCATAGCCCAACAGGAGCAAGGAGTTGGTGGTCAATATGCTAGCGGCTCTTCAGCATATTACAGTCCCGATGGAGAGTTGGTGCAGCTGACATACACTGCCGATGAGAATGGATTCCATCCACAGGGTGCTCATTTGCCCACTCCACCACCAATTCCAGCAGCTATCCTGAGAGGCTTGGAGTACATTCGCACACATCCGCATCAAGAGGAGCGTCAGGAGCGTCGCCATGGACGCTTCTAA
- the LOC117787822 gene encoding pupal cuticle protein Edg-78E-like yields the protein MFRFILVTSALIACACAGALNSDILATGNSYLDITPEGNYQYSLETSNGISAQESGLAGHSVQGKSSYYSPEGELIEVFYVADENGYQPQGSHLPTPPPIPAAIQKSLEYIRTHPQYDEAQQQHHQQQPHRQQQQHRASSFGKPTKYFG from the exons atgtTCCGCTTT atCCTTGTTACCTCCGCATTGATTGCCTGCGCTTGCGCCGGTGCCTTGAATAGTGATATATTAGCGACTGGCAATAGTTACCTCGATATCACTCCAGAGGGCAACTATCAGTATAGTTTGGAAACCTCCAATGGTATCTCTGCCCAGGAGTCTGGACTTGCTGGTCACTCTGTTCAGGGTAAAAGCTCTTACTACTCGCCGGAAGGTGAACTAATCGAGGTGTTCTACGTTGCCGATGAGAATGGATACCAGCCCCAAGGCTCTCATCTGCCCACTCCACCACCAATTCCAGCAGCTATCCAGAAATCCTTGGAATACATTCGCACTCACCCACAGTACGATGaagcccaacaacaacatcatcaacaacaaccacatcgccaacaacaacaacaccgtGCTTCATCTTTCGGTAAACCAACTAAGTATTTCGGTTAA
- the LOC117788079 gene encoding pupal cuticle protein Edg-78E-like — protein MYKTSLVFAVICLVASCSAVDESNAVVTKYRSEINEDGSYSYEYGTSNNIQAQESGVGGSYAAGSHSYTDPEGQLVNLEYTADENGYQPRGDHLPTPPPIPDYILRALEYIEAHPFKRIQLKK, from the exons ATGTACAAAACA agcCTTGTCTTTGCTGTAATATGCCTAGTAGCTAGCTGCAGCGCTGTTGATGAATCAAATGCCGTTGTTACCAAGTACAGATCTGAAATTAACGAAGATGGCAGTTACAGCTATGAATATGGCACCTCAAACAACATTCAGGCTCAGGAGTCGGGAGTTGGTGGCTCTTATGCTGCAGGCTCCCATTCCTACACAGATCCTGAAGGACAACTCGTAAATCTCGAATATACTGCTGATGAGAACGGTTACCAGCCCAGGGGCGATCATTTGCCCACTCCTCCCCCAATTCCCGATTACATTCTGAGGGCTTTGGAATATATTGAAGCACATCCCTTCAAAAGGATTCAGCTTAAGAAATGA
- the LOC117787802 gene encoding longitudinals lacking protein, isoforms H/M/V isoform X2, which produces MSVQQFCLRWNNHQPNFISVCSSLLHNGTLVDVTLAAEGRQLQAHKIVLSACSSYFQALFTTNPCQHPIVILKDVQYDDLKTMVDFMYYGEVNVSQEQLPHILKTAEMLKIKGLAEMPTDPANLTKSDSKSSSEATELLGQAGANVAGTSTSAAASSLGAASASSSAGDSLWSSSEAQQFQQHHQQQLQQQLQQQQAQQQQQQQQQQQQQQAQQQQQQQQQQQQQQHHHHHHHHQGQQQQQQGSQAQSSQTHHHQLRRTPSPLSAGTSPATRRKRLRKSSNNGSGERNNSEDQHSSSLDAAGAAGSAAGLSLAQMSQMSFGTGAGGNSAAALGSLSAHSMHATKLIKEATSTDLEQQPQDSDLDDAHGHIHMQIKPEVDIGSVNQSMPLDISGTTTPSEHDAPNSQSSHSGLQWTVVDSNYSRFSMPACQSNLIGNGGNGGNQNSAANNSAGVGAAGTNDQRQQQQQQQQHDAQQQATQQQHLQQLHYQQQQQQQQQQGATAGQAYSSQIITVNNLVSGYATAAQNLSPTSPNESNMVQSVYSQGPTPTQSPVHSGVGGGAGAGGGGSSAAGSAGSAGGAGGGNSNSGGGGGGSQVPKRKRSVNPQGDENFIRALEAVRTGGIGFCKAARLYGVNNRTLWLEYKKRGYPVSRPSIKARVVKQEPNLSPSPTPSTNPGDDTTNETYDHLTAAVAAAQTAALNMQIPPQTETPTPSLMCAPHHSGPTATNSAGGTNTHPIGVMSLFDTRYMDSPTMSRQRYIDATGAGTAAAASGTGTINVNPAAAMNLQSINFNSI; this is translated from the exons ATGTCTGTGCAGCAGTTCTGTCTGCGCTGGAACAATCACCAGCCAAATTTTATATCCGTCTGCTCCTCGCTGTTGCACAATGGGACGTTGGTGGACGTCACGCTTGCCGCGGAGGGCCGTCAACTGCAGGCCCACAAAATCGTGCTCTCCGCGTGCAGCTCCTACTTTCAG GCGCTGTTTACAACAAATCCATGCCAGCATCCGATTGTCATACTGAAGGACGTGCAGTACGATGATCTCAAAACGATGGTGGATTTTATGTATTACGGCGAGGTGAATGTATCTCAGGAGCAGCTGCCGCACATACTTAAAACGGCCGAGATGCTCAAGATCAAGGGCCTTGCCGAAATGCCCACGGATCCGGCCAATCTCACCAAGTCCGACAGCAAGTCATCCAGCGAGGCAACCGAGTTACTCGGACAAGCTGGCGCCAATGTGGCAGGCACTAGCACCAGCGCTGCTGCATCCAGTCTGGGAGCAGCCAGTGCCAGTAGCAGTGCCGGCGATTCGCTTTGGAGCAGCAGCGAAGCCCAGCAATTccagcagcatcatcagcaacagctccagcaacaactgcagcaacagcaggcgcaacaacaacagcagcagcagcaacaacagcagcagcagcaggcgcaacaacaacagcagcagcagcaacaacaacagcagcaacaacatcatcatcaccaccaTCATCACCAgggacagcagcaacaacagcaaggcAGCCAGGCTCAGAGCTCGCAGACGCATCACCATCAACTGAGACGCACTCCATCGCCCCTAAGTGCTGGCACCTCGCCGGCCACGCGTCGCAAGCGTTTGCGTAAATCCTCGAATAACG GCTCTGGGGAACGCAATAACTCTGAGGATCAGCATAGCAGCTCTCTGGATGCAGCTGGCGCTGCGGGCAGTGCAGCCGGTCTTAGCTTGGCCCAGATGAGCCAAATGTCGTTTGGGACAGGAGCGGGTGGCAACTCGGCCGCAGCGTTGGGTAGCCTCTCTGCACATTCGATGCATGCCACTAAGCTGATAAAGGAGGCAACGAGCACGGATTTGGAGCAGCAGCCACAGGATTCGGATTTGGATGATGCACACggacacatacatatgcaaatt AAGCCCGAGGTGGATATTGGGAGTGTGAATCAATCGATGCCTCTGGATATTTCTGGCACCACAACACCATCGGAACACGACGCCCCCAATTCACAATCATCTCATTCTG GTCTGCAATGGACAGTTGTTGATTCAAACTATTCGCGCTTCTCGATGCCCGCCTGCCAGTCCAACTTGATTGGGAACGGTGGCAACGGTGGCAATCAGAACAGCGCCGCGAATAACAGTGCCGGCGTCGGCGCCGCCGGCACCAACGAtcagcgacaacagcagcagcagcaacagcagcacgaTGCCCAGCAGCAGgcaacgcagcagcagcacttgcaacagctgcactatcagcaacagcagcagcagcaacaacaacagggcGCCACTGCCGGCCAAGCGTATTCCTCACAAATTATAACCGTCAATAATCTTGTCAGTGGCTATGCAACGGCAGCCCAGAACTTGTCACCGACGTCACCCAACGAGTCGAACATGGTGCAGTCCGTTTACAGTCAGGGCCCAACGCCCACACAGTCGCCAGTGCACTCGGGTGTGGGTGGAGGTGCAGGTGCAGGCGGTGGTGGCAGCAGTGCGGCAGGAAGTGCGGGTAGTGCTGGTGGCGCTGGCGGTGGCAATAGCAACAgtggcggcggtggcggtggtaGTCAAGTGCCTAAACGGAAGCGTTCAGTTAATCCGCAAGGTGATGAGAATTTCATACGGGCCTTGGAGGCAGTTCGTACCGGTGGCATTGGATTCTGCAAGGCTGCTCGCCTGTATGGAGTCAACAATCGTACACTTTGGCTGGAGTATAAGAAGCGCGGCTATCCAGTGTCGCGGCCCAGCATTAAAGCGCGTGTGGTCAAGCAGGAACCAAATCTTTCACCGTCACCAACACCATCCACAAATCCCGGCGATGATACGACCAACGAAACATATGATCATCTAACCGCTGCCGTTGCCGCGGCCCAAACCGCCGCCCTCAACATGCAGATACCTCCGCAGACGGAGACACCGACGCCATCGCTGATGTGTGCACCTCATCACTCGGGGCCAACAGCGACCAATTCGGCCGGTGGCACGAACACGCATCCAATCGGTGTAATGAGTCTGTTTGACACACGGTACATGGATTCACCGACAATGTCACGGCAGCGGTATATCGATGCGACGGGCGCTGGAACAGCAGCCGCTGCGTCGGG